The Vicia villosa cultivar HV-30 ecotype Madison, WI linkage group LG1, Vvil1.0, whole genome shotgun sequence genome includes a region encoding these proteins:
- the LOC131615042 gene encoding exopolygalacturonase clone GBGE184-like codes for MATVRTLFFLGIVFFFCSLIGASRSFEDRRSLLDGGPAVIDVKTFGALADDKTDNVVAFTAAWIEACKNSTTPATLLFPEGIFRTGQISFAGPCTSPSPITVEVIGTIKATEMSEYVSPDWITFFQVDNMVLKGSGVFDGQGALSWPLNDCKQNKGKCVSLPDSLKFDKVNNSVVSDITSLNSMGFHYHLHRCSNVTFTNLTITAPGDSPNTDGMHISSSNLISVTDSVIGTGDDCISIGHTTSNITITGITCGPGHGISVGSLGKRREEKTVDGVFVRNCSFTNTTNGARIKTWLGLEPAEAKNIIYENLIMNAVQNPIVIDQSYGKKARVASTSVWKISDVHFRNISGTSVSNIPVSLQCSTRNPCENIEVADVDLSYVGRPHNTTFVSDCANAKAIFGGKLNPPACTLV; via the exons ATGGCTACGGTGAGGACCCTTTTTTTCTTAggcattgttttctttttttgtagCTTGATAGGTGCATCCCGTAGCTTCGAGGACCGCCGTAGCCTCCTCGATGGTGGTCCGGCAGTTATCGACGTCAAAACCTTCGGTGCTCTTGCTGATGACAAAACTGACAATGTTGTA GCGTTTACGGCAGCATGGATAGAAGCATGCAAGAACAGTACTACACCAGCAACGCTTTTGTTTCCGGAAGGAATATTCCGTACTGGCCAAATTTCGTTTGCAGGTCCATGCACAAGCCCAAGCCCCATAACTGTTGAAGTTATAGGAACTATTAAAGCCACAGAAATGTCTGAGTATGTTAGTCCAGATTGGATCACTTTTTTTCAAGTTGATAACATGGTGTTGAAAGGAAGTGGAGTTTTTGATGGCCAAGGAGCTCTTAGTTGGCCTTTGAATGATTGcaaacaaaacaaaggaaaatgtGTTTCCCTTCCCGAT TCTTTGAAATTCGACAAGGTAAATAACTCCGTTGTGTCAGACATAACATCACTAAACAGCATGGGGTTCCATTATCATCTTCATCGTTGCAGCAACGTAACTTTCACTAACCTCACCATAACTGCTCCCGGGGACAGTCCAAACACCGACGGTATGCATATTAGCTCCAGCAACTTGATTAGTGTCACCGACAGCGTCATTGGAACCGGTGATGATTGCATTTCAATTGGACATACTACATCAAACATTACTATCACTGGCATTACATGCGGTCCTGGACACGGAATTAGTGTTGGAAGTCTTGGTAAGAGACGAGAGGAAAAAACTGTGGATGGTGTTTTTGTTAGGAATTGCTCGTTCACAAATACAACCAATGGGGCTAGAATTAAAACTTGGTTGGGACTAGAACCAGCCGAGGCTAAAAATATTATCTATGAAAACTTGATCATGAACGCTGTCCAGAATCCCATTGTTATTGACCAGAGTTATGGCAAAAAGGCTAGAGTG GCCTCAACTTCGGTATGGAAGATTAGTGATGTTCATTTCCGTAATATAAGTGGAACCTCAGTCTCAAACATTCCAGTGTCATTGCAATGCAGCACAAGGAATCCATGTGAAAACATTGAGGTAGCAGATGTAGATTTGTCTTATGTTGGTCGTCCACATAATACAACATTTGTATCTGACTGTGCCAATGCAAAAGCTATCTTTGGAGGCAAACTCAACCCACCAGCTTGCACATTAGTCTAA